From the genome of Sander lucioperca isolate FBNREF2018 chromosome 1, SLUC_FBN_1.2, whole genome shotgun sequence, one region includes:
- the LOC116052314 gene encoding uncharacterized protein LOC116052314 isoform X1 gives MEETYLLNHPGVRKKILAGGAGPLPHLPPGTKLVFHFQTLLDNFERTVIDDSRLAGRPAEIFVGKMFKMEVWETLLASMRIGEVAEFWCDAVHTGLYPIVSKGMRLIAQGKDPLEGQRHMCGMGNMFNYHSTGFPELDELMRTPQPLIFIMELLQVGDPMSYQRESWMMEKDEKLQEVPILHMQGNTLVRQRQFRKAASKYKEAILLLKTVQSREMPGDIDYINLGRMIIPLELNYCQCMLELEEYYEVIEHTTELLEKHKDCVKGYYKRAKAHAAVWNEKEARRDFNMVAHLDITLASLVSRELKTLSECMKEKYWEEKEKYWNMLEKKENKNEDKEREDDDEEEDDEVEDKGKQENVTTEIKDEVEEEKGQEESPSILCAEAEAHKEELGGNKEASSSEINPNTANKNEEKDWQQMLRLVMFLQKEGIFLIKENHFEEASVKFKEAIEYVDVLQNMQVDQQNEDWESLEKVRLPLTLNLSQCMLELKQYQQVVELNNKLLKKQKGNFKAVYQRARAHVALCNEDEARRDLDMVEKLDPTFKPFVRQELRKLGESVRTMYARQNKTYWDATQEKWGPGGSKAKSAARKKNVKCTQKANEEKIEAAKKTGDSKIEDKKSSEKPTPAETEGVGDAETEKDLDVKAEQSIKDLESGKVTGKGLDNENIESVVVHEDGQGAQDNRATDKDSDPAPTNTGQNNVSKRSASNKGRKKVKCQSGAAPGPSRTSQGSKVTWDKPGNGGTQSE, from the exons ATGGAGGAGACGTACCTTCTCAACCATCCAGGTGTCCGGAAGAAGATACTGGCAGGAGGCGCAGGACCGCTGCCACACTTACCACCTGGGACAAAG CTGGTTTTCCATTTCCAGACGCTGCTGGACAACTTTGAACGTACAGTCATCGATGACAGCCGACTGGCTGGCAGGCCGGCTGAGATTTTTGTTGGAAAGATGTTCAAGATGGAAGTCTGGGAGACCTTGCTGGCTTCCATGAGGATTGGAGAGGTGGCTGAGTTCTGGTGTGATGCCGTT CACACAGGCTTGTACCCCATCGTGTCCAAGGGAATGAGGCTAATCGCTCAAGGGAAAGACCCCCTTGAGGGTCAGAGACACATGTGCGGCATGGGAAACATGTTCAACTATCACTCCACTGGTTTCCCAGAGCTGGATGAGCTAATGAGAACTCCTCAACCACTCATTTTTatcatggagctgctgcag GTGGGAGACCCCATGTCCTACCAAAGAGAGTCGTGGATGATGGAAAAGGATGAGAAGCTTCAGGAGGTGCCAATTCTCCACATGCAGGGCAATACGCTGGTCAGGCAGAGACAATTCAGAAAGGCTGCCAGCAAGTACAAAGAGGCCATCCTGCTGCTGAAAACAGTCCAGTCCAGA gagatGCCGGGtgatatagactacattaaTTTGGGTCGAATGATCATCCCCCTGGAGTTGAACTACTGCCAGTGTATGTTGGAGCTGGAAGAGTATTATGAAGTTATAGAGCACACCACCGAACTGCTGGAGAAACACAAAG ACTGTGTGAAGGGCTACTACAAGAGAGCCAAGGCCCATGCTGCTGTGTGGAATGAAAAGGAAGCCCGGAGAGACTTCAACATGGTGGCCCACCTTGACATCACTCTGGCCTCTCTTGTCAGTCGAGAGCTGAAAACCCTGTCAGAGTGCATGAAGGAGAAGtactgggaggagaaggagaaataCTGGAACATGCTGGAGAAAAAGGAGAACAAAAATgaagacaaagagagggaggatgatgatgaagaggaagacgaCGAGGTGGAAGACAAAGGAAAACAAGAAAATGTGACCACAGAGATTAAAGATGAAGTGGAGGAAGAAAAAGGTCAAGAAGAATCTCCATCCATTCTCTGTGCTGAAGCTGAAGCCCATAAAGAGGAACTCGGGGGAAATAAGGAAGCAAGCTCTTCTGAGATCAATCCAAACACTGCCAATAAAAATGAGGAAAAGGACTGGCAGCAGATGTTACGACTGGTTATGTTTCTGCAGAAGGAAGGAATCTTCCTCATTAAAGAAAACCACTTTGAAGAGGCTTCTGTAAAGTTCAAGGAGGCCATTGAATATGTGGACGTCCTTCAAAATATG CAGGTGGATCAACAGAACGAGGACTGGGAGTCGCTGGAGAAAGTGCGTCTTCCGCTGACTCTCAACCTCAGCCAGTGCATGCTGGAGCTTAAACAATACCAGCAAGTGGTGGAGCTCAACAACAAGCTGCTAAAGAAGCAGAAAG GTAACTTTAAGGCAGTCTATCAGCGGGCACGAGCACACGTCGCTTTATGCAACGAGGATGAAGCTCGGAGGGACCTTGATATGGTGGAGAAATTAGACCCAACGTTTAAACCCTTCGTCCGCCAGGAACTGAGAAAGCTGGGTGAGAGCGTACGCACCATGTACGCCCGCCAGAATAAGACTTACTGGGATGCAACACAGGAGAAGTGGGGGCCTGGTGGGAGCAAGGCAAAGAGTGCAGCGAGAAAGAAGAATgtcaaatgcacacaaaaagcCAATGAAGAAAAAATTGAAGCAGCTAAGAAGACAGGAGACAGTAAGATAGAAGACAAGAAAAGCTCAGAGAAACCCACTCCTGCTGAGACTGAGGGAGTGGGTGAcgcagaaacagagaaagaccTAGATGTGAAAGCAGAGCAGAGTATTAAAGATCTAGAGAGTGGGAAAGTGACTGGAAAGGGTTTAGATAATGAAAATATAGAGAGTGTCGTGGTTCATGAGGACGGGCAGGGTGCACAAGATAATCGAGCGACAGATAAAGATAGTGATCCCGCGCCCACCAACACAGGCCAAAATAATGTGAGCAAGAGATCAGCAAGCAATAAGGGCAGAAAGAAGGTCAAATGCCAATCAGGTGCTGCACCGGGCCCAAGCAGAACAAGCCAAGGGAGCAAAGTCACCTGGGATAAGCCAGGAAATGGTGGCACTCAATCAGAATAG
- the LOC116052314 gene encoding uncharacterized protein LOC116052314 isoform X2 produces MEETYLLNHPGVRKKILAGGAGPLPHLPPGTKLVFHFQTLLDNFERTVIDDSRLAGRPAEIFVGKMFKMEVWETLLASMRIGEVAEFWCDAVHTGLYPIVSKGMRLIAQGKDPLEGQRHMCGMGNMFNYHSTGFPELDELMRTPQPLIFIMELLQVGDPMSYQRESWMMEKDEKLQEVPILHMQGNTLVRQRQFRKAASKYKEAILLLKTVQSREMPGDIDYINLGRMIIPLELNYCQCMLELEEYYEVIEHTTELLEKHKDCVKGYYKRAKAHAAVWNEKEARRDFNMVAHLDITLASLVSRELKTLSECMKEKYWEEKEKYWNMLEKKENKNEDKEREDDDEEEDDEVEDKGKQENVTTEIKDEVEEEKGQEESPSILCAEAEAHKEELGGNKEASSSEINPNTANKNEEKDWQQMLRLVMFLQKEGIFLIKENHFEEASVKFKEAIEYVDVLQNMVDQQNEDWESLEKVRLPLTLNLSQCMLELKQYQQVVELNNKLLKKQKGNFKAVYQRARAHVALCNEDEARRDLDMVEKLDPTFKPFVRQELRKLGESVRTMYARQNKTYWDATQEKWGPGGSKAKSAARKKNVKCTQKANEEKIEAAKKTGDSKIEDKKSSEKPTPAETEGVGDAETEKDLDVKAEQSIKDLESGKVTGKGLDNENIESVVVHEDGQGAQDNRATDKDSDPAPTNTGQNNVSKRSASNKGRKKVKCQSGAAPGPSRTSQGSKVTWDKPGNGGTQSE; encoded by the exons ATGGAGGAGACGTACCTTCTCAACCATCCAGGTGTCCGGAAGAAGATACTGGCAGGAGGCGCAGGACCGCTGCCACACTTACCACCTGGGACAAAG CTGGTTTTCCATTTCCAGACGCTGCTGGACAACTTTGAACGTACAGTCATCGATGACAGCCGACTGGCTGGCAGGCCGGCTGAGATTTTTGTTGGAAAGATGTTCAAGATGGAAGTCTGGGAGACCTTGCTGGCTTCCATGAGGATTGGAGAGGTGGCTGAGTTCTGGTGTGATGCCGTT CACACAGGCTTGTACCCCATCGTGTCCAAGGGAATGAGGCTAATCGCTCAAGGGAAAGACCCCCTTGAGGGTCAGAGACACATGTGCGGCATGGGAAACATGTTCAACTATCACTCCACTGGTTTCCCAGAGCTGGATGAGCTAATGAGAACTCCTCAACCACTCATTTTTatcatggagctgctgcag GTGGGAGACCCCATGTCCTACCAAAGAGAGTCGTGGATGATGGAAAAGGATGAGAAGCTTCAGGAGGTGCCAATTCTCCACATGCAGGGCAATACGCTGGTCAGGCAGAGACAATTCAGAAAGGCTGCCAGCAAGTACAAAGAGGCCATCCTGCTGCTGAAAACAGTCCAGTCCAGA gagatGCCGGGtgatatagactacattaaTTTGGGTCGAATGATCATCCCCCTGGAGTTGAACTACTGCCAGTGTATGTTGGAGCTGGAAGAGTATTATGAAGTTATAGAGCACACCACCGAACTGCTGGAGAAACACAAAG ACTGTGTGAAGGGCTACTACAAGAGAGCCAAGGCCCATGCTGCTGTGTGGAATGAAAAGGAAGCCCGGAGAGACTTCAACATGGTGGCCCACCTTGACATCACTCTGGCCTCTCTTGTCAGTCGAGAGCTGAAAACCCTGTCAGAGTGCATGAAGGAGAAGtactgggaggagaaggagaaataCTGGAACATGCTGGAGAAAAAGGAGAACAAAAATgaagacaaagagagggaggatgatgatgaagaggaagacgaCGAGGTGGAAGACAAAGGAAAACAAGAAAATGTGACCACAGAGATTAAAGATGAAGTGGAGGAAGAAAAAGGTCAAGAAGAATCTCCATCCATTCTCTGTGCTGAAGCTGAAGCCCATAAAGAGGAACTCGGGGGAAATAAGGAAGCAAGCTCTTCTGAGATCAATCCAAACACTGCCAATAAAAATGAGGAAAAGGACTGGCAGCAGATGTTACGACTGGTTATGTTTCTGCAGAAGGAAGGAATCTTCCTCATTAAAGAAAACCACTTTGAAGAGGCTTCTGTAAAGTTCAAGGAGGCCATTGAATATGTGGACGTCCTTCAAAATATG GTGGATCAACAGAACGAGGACTGGGAGTCGCTGGAGAAAGTGCGTCTTCCGCTGACTCTCAACCTCAGCCAGTGCATGCTGGAGCTTAAACAATACCAGCAAGTGGTGGAGCTCAACAACAAGCTGCTAAAGAAGCAGAAAG GTAACTTTAAGGCAGTCTATCAGCGGGCACGAGCACACGTCGCTTTATGCAACGAGGATGAAGCTCGGAGGGACCTTGATATGGTGGAGAAATTAGACCCAACGTTTAAACCCTTCGTCCGCCAGGAACTGAGAAAGCTGGGTGAGAGCGTACGCACCATGTACGCCCGCCAGAATAAGACTTACTGGGATGCAACACAGGAGAAGTGGGGGCCTGGTGGGAGCAAGGCAAAGAGTGCAGCGAGAAAGAAGAATgtcaaatgcacacaaaaagcCAATGAAGAAAAAATTGAAGCAGCTAAGAAGACAGGAGACAGTAAGATAGAAGACAAGAAAAGCTCAGAGAAACCCACTCCTGCTGAGACTGAGGGAGTGGGTGAcgcagaaacagagaaagaccTAGATGTGAAAGCAGAGCAGAGTATTAAAGATCTAGAGAGTGGGAAAGTGACTGGAAAGGGTTTAGATAATGAAAATATAGAGAGTGTCGTGGTTCATGAGGACGGGCAGGGTGCACAAGATAATCGAGCGACAGATAAAGATAGTGATCCCGCGCCCACCAACACAGGCCAAAATAATGTGAGCAAGAGATCAGCAAGCAATAAGGGCAGAAAGAAGGTCAAATGCCAATCAGGTGCTGCACCGGGCCCAAGCAGAACAAGCCAAGGGAGCAAAGTCACCTGGGATAAGCCAGGAAATGGTGGCACTCAATCAGAATAG
- the taf7 gene encoding transcription initiation factor TFIID subunit 7: protein MTSKLKVGKVGSKNKEDAPYELESQFILRLPLEYASTVRRIAQSGSMNIKDRLTIELHPDGRHGIVRVDRVPLACKLVDLPCMIESLKTVDKKTFYKTADVCQMLVCTLDGDLYPPLEEPTGTDPKSKKKDKDKDKKFVWNHGITCPLKNTRKRRFRKTAKKKYIESPDVEKEVKRLLSTDADAVSVRWEIIAEDESKEADQHSSLANLDSSPGTSGHKMGHGSSAQRDELREIFNDISSSSEDEEDEGDRHEDEDLNIMDTEDDLVRQLQEKLNESDSAQHESDRNNQIVMEYQVQINGVKAKLQETRARKKQQEELIMKVENQALKNRFQALLDEIIQQEEREMEQLASLQEQLDSLIEK from the exons TTGGGAAGGTCGGCTCAAAGAATAAGGAGGATGCTCCTTATGAGTTGGAGAGCCAGTTTATCCTCAGGCTTCCTTTG gaGTATGCCTCAACAGTAAGAAGGATTGCCCAGTCAGGCAGTATGAACATAAAAGACAGACTCACCATCGAGTTGCACC CTGATGGTCGTCATGGCATAGTGAGAGTAGACCGCGTCCCTTTGGCCTGCAAACTGGTGGATCTGCCCTGTATGATTGAGTCTCTGAAAACGGTGGACAAGAAGACATTTTACAAAACTGCTGATGTCTGCCAG ATGCTGGTATGTACACTAGATGGAGACCTTTACCCTCCTTTAGAGGAGCCAACTGGGACCGACCCCAAGAGCaagaagaaagacaaagacaaggACAAGAAATTTGTTTGGAACCACGGCA TCACCTGCCCTCTGAAGAACACACGCAAGAGAAGATTTCGGAAAACTGCAAAAAAGAag TACATTGAATCTCCTGATGTGGAAAAGGAGGTGAAGAGATTGCTGAGCACAGACGCTGATGCTGTCAGTGTCC GGTGGGAAATTATAGCAGAAGATGAGTCCAAAGAAGCAGATCAGCACAGCTCTCTGGCCAACCTGGACTCCTCACCTGGCACCTCGGGACACAAGATGGGTCACGGGTCCTCTG CCCAGCGTGACGAACTGAGAGAGATCTTCAACGACATCAGCAGCTCCAGTGAGGATGAGGAGGACGAAGGGGACCGGCACGAGGACGAGGACCTGAATATCATGGACACGGAGGATGATCTGGTCCGACAGCTCCAAGAGAAACTCAACGAGTCCGATTCTGCACAGCATGAAAGTGATAGAAACAACCAGATAG TTATGGAGTATCAGGTGCAGATCAACGGCGTCAAGGCCAAGCTTCAGGAAACCCGCGCCCGAAAGAAACAGCAAGAGGAGCTCATCATGAAAGTGGAAAACCAGGCCCTCAAA AACCGCTTCCAAGCTTTGTTGGATGAGATTATTCAGCAGGAGGAGCGAGAGATGGAGCAG CTGGCCTCCCTGCAGGAGCAGCTGGACTCACTGATAGAGAAGTGA